TTCGGGGACTCCGGCGCACACGCCGAAGTTGTATATATGGACAAACACAGGCAAACAGAGCAGCGGCGGCATACACGGCGAAAAGTCGGCGTGTGCGCGTGGCTGCAATTCAACGGCGATGACGCGACGCGCGGCATGGTGTCGGTGGATTTGGCTCCGGAAGGGGCCCAGTTCAGCAGCATCCGGCCGATTGAGATCGGTGAGCGCGTTCTCGTGCGTCTTCAGCTTGGACCGTCGCATCCGACGGTCGAGTGCAAGGGCGCGGTGTGCTGGGCAGCCCCGATGCCGAATCGCCTGAATCATTTTGGCGTGCGCTTCGTTGATTTGAACGATGACGAGCGCGCCAGCATCGAGAGTTTTCTGCAGCGGCCTTCCGCGCGACCCGCGCTCGCGGCCGTTTAAGACTCGCTACTCCCCTCAGGGCGCATGTGCGCCCATTGTTCCCCCAACCCACAGGTCGAGGACTCCCGTTCCCCCCGGGGGTCCTCGGTCATTTGGGGATTGGATCGGACAGACCGGGCGGGAGAACAGGTCAGGGCGCGGTTGGATTGCGCGACAGGAATTCCTGTACGCGCGTCTTCATCTCCAAAGCCGTTTGGTCGCCGGGATTCAAGGTCAGCGCTTCGTCGAGCAGTTGAAGCGCGCGATCGTTGCGTCCGCGCTTTACGCACAAGCGGACGAGGTTCATGCGCACCAAATCGTAACGGGGATCGATACGCAACGCTTCTTCAAACCATGCAAAGGCATCGGTGTCCAACGCGCATTCGGCGGCGGCACACGCGAGGTTGTTGAGAAGGTCTTTGCTTTCGCGAGCCCATTCGGCGGCATGCGTATAGGCCCATTGCGCGCGCGCGGCGTCGTTGTTGGCGCACGCGATTCGTCCAAGCGCCATGTAATAGTCGAAATGGATTTGTTCGGAGGTCCAGTCGCCCGGGAAACGTCCGGTGTCGATGCCTCGCCACGTGTAGCGGCCCCAGTCGTCGCGCATCGTGTACGGTTCGCCCTTGCGCACCATGCGGTACAGAAGGCCCGCCGGTTTCGCTTCCCAGCCGCTTGCGCGGCGTTTGATTGAGGTGTAGACGGGGCGGTCGACGTTGTTAAGGTACCACTCGAAAACGACCTGCTCGTCGGCTTCCGTTGGAATGCGCGCCATGCCCTTGCGCAGTTCTTCCGGAAGCGGCCGCATGACTTCTTCCGTAGGATACCCGTAGAGATTGGCCA
The Candidatus Hydrogenedentota bacterium DNA segment above includes these coding regions:
- a CDS encoding PilZ domain-containing protein, yielding MDKHRQTEQRRHTRRKVGVCAWLQFNGDDATRGMVSVDLAPEGAQFSSIRPIEIGERVLVRLQLGPSHPTVECKGAVCWAAPMPNRLNHFGVRFVDLNDDERASIESFLQRPSARPALAAV